One Amaranthus tricolor cultivar Red isolate AtriRed21 chromosome 1, ASM2621246v1, whole genome shotgun sequence DNA window includes the following coding sequences:
- the LOC130821225 gene encoding fatty acyl-CoA reductase 2, chloroplastic yields MMGALLRNSFTINPKGLQLPHKYQRFLAKTKKKGFVHCQSGGSVTKSDKIAPILSERSILKTQGHGAAIMDPNGSSVLTPNGKNTAELVVKDPTLCNGASSTYAQVDKGIGIVKFLRGKAFFVTGATGFLAKVLIEKLLRTVPDVGKIYVLIKAKNEEVALKRLKNEIVTSEIFRCLQQIHGNSYETFMLSKLIPVVGNICDSNLGLDEASTSMIADDVDIIVNSAANTNFHERYDVALDINTGGPGRLMTFAKKCRKLKLFLQVSTAYVNGQRQGKIMERPFRKGESIAKENLVSENVSTSMPPLDIEGEIDLAFKSSRSFEENKVAQKMKDLGLERARKYGWQDTYVFTKAMGEMLLGCMRGDVPVVILRPSVIESTYQDPFSGWIEGNRMMDPVIKYYGNGLLSGFPVDPNGVLDVVPADMVVNATLAAIAKHGMAEKPEINVYQVASSVVNPLVYGDLGDLLHQYFTRCPCFDSQGKPIHVEPFKFYNSMDDFSSHIWSETVHNISLFPKGKHSKTIENLCRKAVEQAKHLASVYEPYSFYGGRFDNSSTRSLMESMSDEERRTFYFDVGSIDWTDYICSVHIPGLRRHVMKGRGQRS; encoded by the exons ATGATGGGGGCTTTGCTTCGAAATTCCTTCACCATTAATCCCAAAGGGCTACAATTGCCCCATAAGTATCAAAGATTCCTGGCAAAGACAAAGAAAAAAGGATTTGTGCATTGTCAAAGTGGTGGAAGTGTGACAAAGAGTGACAAAATTGCACCCATTTTGTCCGAGAGGTCGATATTGAAAACCCAAGGCCATGGGGCAGCTATAATGGATCCCAATGGAAGCTCGGTGTTGACCCCAAATGGGAAGAACACGGCTGAGCTAGTGGTTAAGGATCCAACTCTATGTAATGGGGCGTCTAGCACTTACGCTCAAGTCGACAAGGGTATTGGGATTGTCAAGTTTCTTAGAGGGAAGGCTTTCTTTGTCACTGGTGCAACTGGTTTTTTGGCTAAAG TTCTTATAGAAAAACTGCTAAGGACAGTGCCTGATGTGGGTAAGATTTATGTCTTGATCAAGGCAAAGAACGAAGAAGTTGCACTAAAGAGATTGAAAAATGAG ATCGTGACTTCAGAGATTTTCCGGTGTCTTCAACAAATCCATGGGAACTCATACGAAACCTTTATGTTAAGCAAGCTTATTCCAGTGGTTGGAAATATTTGTGACTCTAATCTAGGACTAGATGAGGCTTCGACGAGTATGATTGCTGATGATGTAGACATTATTGTGAATTCTGCTGCCAATACAAATTTTCATGAGAG ATATGATGTCGCACTAGATATTAACACAGGGGGACCTGGCCGGTTAATGACCTTTGCGAAAAAATGTAGGAAGCTTAAACTCTTCCTACAAGTATCAACGG CTTATGTGAATGGACAAAGGCAAGGAAAAATAATGGAGCGACCCTTTAGGAAAGGCGAAAGTATCGCAAAGGAAAATCTAGTAAGCGAGAATGTATCAACATCGATGCCTCCTTTGGATATTGAAGGTGAGATAGACTTGGCTTTTAAGTCTTCTCGTtcttttgaagagaataaagttgcGCAGAagatgaaagatttgggtcTAGAAAG GGCAAGGAAATATGGATGGCAAGATACTTACGTATTCACGAAAGCTATGGGGGAGATGCTGCTGGGTTGTATGCGAGGAGATGTTCCGGTGGTCATCCTTAGACCTAGTGTCATCGAGAGCACTTATCAAGATCCTTTCTCTGGATGGATTGAAGGCAATAG AATGATGGATCCGGTAATCAAATACTATGGAAATGGCTTGCTGTCCGGTTTTCCTGTTGATCCGAATGGGGTGCTTGATGTT GTTCCAGCTGATATGGTTGTTAATGCAACATTAGCTGCTATAGCAAAGCATGGAATGGCTGAAAAACCCGAAATAAACGTATACCAAGTAGCTTCATCAGTTGTAAACCCATTGGTTTACGGAGACTTGGGCGACTTGCTTCACCAATACTTCACAAGATGCCCATGTTTTGACTCACAAGGAAAACCAATTCATGTCGAGCCCTTTAAATTTTACAACTCGATGGATGATTTCTCGTCTCATATTTGGAGCGAGACGGTACATAACATTAGTTTGTTTCCTAAAGGAAAACATTCAAAGACAATCGAAAATCTTTGTAGAAAAGCCGTTGAGCAAGCTAAACACCTTGCTAGTGTATATGAACCATACAGCTTTTATGGTGGAAG GTTCGATAATAGTAGCACGAGATCGTTGATGGAGAGCATGTCGGACGAGGAAAGGAGGACATTCTATTTCGACGTTGGGAGCATAGACTGGACTGATTACATATGTAGTGTCCATATTCCTGGTCTTAGGAGGCATGTCATGAAGGGAAGAGGCCAAAGAAGCTAA
- the LOC130825989 gene encoding L-2-hydroxyglutarate dehydrogenase, mitochondrial isoform X1 has translation MIPKSLLRNFLFPLRRNLQIQNPTQKSLSSATKFFSSESKAIIYNLDISSGAKETVDCVVIGAGIVGIAIARELAFKGREVLVLDSAPTFGTVTSSRNSEVIHAGIYHPSNWFKARLCVKGREMLYKYCSERHVPHKQLGKLIVATQESEVPKLNELLARGIGNGVNGLRLMDATEAMNIEPELQCVKALFSPLSGIVDTHALMFSLLVCQFQGEAEGNGATFSYNTTVLGGNIEGNQIELFVTGSQNLYDRNEGDWLQAELRLLPKIVINSAGLAAVPLAKRLMGVDSSFIPSAHYARGHYFSLSNMKVPPFRHLIYPLPEEGGIGVHVTLDLDGRVKFGPDVEWIGGVDDVHSFLNRFDYSVCLDRNRKFYSEIRKYYPQLKDGALEPGYAGIRPKLSGPGTPPTDFVIQGQEIHGVYGLVNLFGIESPGVTASMAIAEHVSSRVLPTM, from the exons ATGATCCCTAAATCTTTATTAAGAAATTTTCTGTTTCCTTTAAGAAGAAACCTGCAAATCCAAAACCCAACTcaaaaatcattatcatcagCTACAAAATTCTTCAGCAGTGAAAGTAAAGCTATAATTTACAACTTGGATATTAGTTCTGGTGCAAAAGAAACGGTAGATTGTGTAGTAATTGGAGCCGGAATTGTGGGAATTGCTATTGCCAGAGAATTAGCTTTTAAAGGGAGAGAAGTTTTGGTCCTTGATTCTGCTCCTACTTTTGGTACTGTTACTAGTTCACGCAACAGTGAAGTCATTCACGCTGGCATTTACCATCCTTCTAATTGGTTCAAG GCAAGATTATGTGTCAAAGGAAGAGAAATGCTGTACAAGTACTGCTCCGAGCGTCACGTTCCCCACAAGCAGCTAGGTAAACTTATCGTTGCTACTCAGGAATCGGAAGTTCCAAAATTGAATGAACTTTTAGCTCGAGGAATTGGAAATGGGGTCAATGGTCTGAGATTAATGGACGCAACTGAAGCTATGAATATAGAACCCGAACTACAATGTGTCAAAGCCTTATTTTCTCCTCTGTCGGGGATTGTCGATACCCATGCTCTGATGTTTTCTTTACTGGTATGCCAAT TTCAGGGAGAAGCAGAAGGTAACGGAGCAACATTTTCGTACAACACCACTGTCCTTGGGGGAAACATCGAAGGAAACCAGATTGAACTTTTTGTGACGGGAAGCCAAAATCTATACGACCGGAATGAGGGCGATTGGTTACAAGCTGAGCTTAGGCTTCTCCCGAAAATAGTGATCAATTCTGCTGGCTTGGCCGCTGTGCCTCTTGCTAAGAGACTGATGGGTGTTGATAGTTCTTTTATTCCCTCGGCCCATTATGCTCGTGGTCACTACTTTTCTCTATCAAATATGAAGGTTCCACCTTTTAGGCATCTGATATATCCATTACCCGAAGAGGGTGGAATAGGGGTGCATGTAACCCTAGACTTAGATGGTCGGGTCAAATTTGGGCCTGATGTAGAATGGATTGGTGGGGTAGATGATGTTCACAGCTTCTTGAACAG GTTTGATTATTCGGTATGTCTTGATCGCAATAGAAAGTTCTACTCTGAAATAAGGAAGTACTACCCTCAACTTAAGGACGGAGCTTTAGAGCCAGGTTATGCAGGAATACGACCAAAACTCTCCGGTCCTGGAACACCCCCAACTGATTTTGTAATTCAG GGCCAAGAGATTCACGGAGTATATGGACTTGTAAACCTTTTCGGGATTGAGTCGCCTGGTGTCACCGCAAGCATGGCTATAGCCGAGCACGTCTCTTCGAGGGTTCTCCCGACTATGTAA
- the LOC130825989 gene encoding L-2-hydroxyglutarate dehydrogenase, mitochondrial isoform X2: protein MIPKSLLRNFLFPLRRNLQIQNPTQKSLSSATKFFSSESKAIIYNLDISSGAKETVDCVVIGAGIVGIAIARELAFKGREVLVLDSAPTFGTVTSSRNSEVIHAGIYHPSNWFKARLCVKGREMLYKYCSERHVPHKQLGKLIVATQESEVPKLNELLARGIGNGVNGLRLMDATEAMNIEPELQCVKALFSPLSGIVDTHALMFSLLGEAEGNGATFSYNTTVLGGNIEGNQIELFVTGSQNLYDRNEGDWLQAELRLLPKIVINSAGLAAVPLAKRLMGVDSSFIPSAHYARGHYFSLSNMKVPPFRHLIYPLPEEGGIGVHVTLDLDGRVKFGPDVEWIGGVDDVHSFLNRFDYSVCLDRNRKFYSEIRKYYPQLKDGALEPGYAGIRPKLSGPGTPPTDFVIQGQEIHGVYGLVNLFGIESPGVTASMAIAEHVSSRVLPTM, encoded by the exons ATGATCCCTAAATCTTTATTAAGAAATTTTCTGTTTCCTTTAAGAAGAAACCTGCAAATCCAAAACCCAACTcaaaaatcattatcatcagCTACAAAATTCTTCAGCAGTGAAAGTAAAGCTATAATTTACAACTTGGATATTAGTTCTGGTGCAAAAGAAACGGTAGATTGTGTAGTAATTGGAGCCGGAATTGTGGGAATTGCTATTGCCAGAGAATTAGCTTTTAAAGGGAGAGAAGTTTTGGTCCTTGATTCTGCTCCTACTTTTGGTACTGTTACTAGTTCACGCAACAGTGAAGTCATTCACGCTGGCATTTACCATCCTTCTAATTGGTTCAAG GCAAGATTATGTGTCAAAGGAAGAGAAATGCTGTACAAGTACTGCTCCGAGCGTCACGTTCCCCACAAGCAGCTAGGTAAACTTATCGTTGCTACTCAGGAATCGGAAGTTCCAAAATTGAATGAACTTTTAGCTCGAGGAATTGGAAATGGGGTCAATGGTCTGAGATTAATGGACGCAACTGAAGCTATGAATATAGAACCCGAACTACAATGTGTCAAAGCCTTATTTTCTCCTCTGTCGGGGATTGTCGATACCCATGCTCTGATGTTTTCTTTACTG GGAGAAGCAGAAGGTAACGGAGCAACATTTTCGTACAACACCACTGTCCTTGGGGGAAACATCGAAGGAAACCAGATTGAACTTTTTGTGACGGGAAGCCAAAATCTATACGACCGGAATGAGGGCGATTGGTTACAAGCTGAGCTTAGGCTTCTCCCGAAAATAGTGATCAATTCTGCTGGCTTGGCCGCTGTGCCTCTTGCTAAGAGACTGATGGGTGTTGATAGTTCTTTTATTCCCTCGGCCCATTATGCTCGTGGTCACTACTTTTCTCTATCAAATATGAAGGTTCCACCTTTTAGGCATCTGATATATCCATTACCCGAAGAGGGTGGAATAGGGGTGCATGTAACCCTAGACTTAGATGGTCGGGTCAAATTTGGGCCTGATGTAGAATGGATTGGTGGGGTAGATGATGTTCACAGCTTCTTGAACAG GTTTGATTATTCGGTATGTCTTGATCGCAATAGAAAGTTCTACTCTGAAATAAGGAAGTACTACCCTCAACTTAAGGACGGAGCTTTAGAGCCAGGTTATGCAGGAATACGACCAAAACTCTCCGGTCCTGGAACACCCCCAACTGATTTTGTAATTCAG GGCCAAGAGATTCACGGAGTATATGGACTTGTAAACCTTTTCGGGATTGAGTCGCCTGGTGTCACCGCAAGCATGGCTATAGCCGAGCACGTCTCTTCGAGGGTTCTCCCGACTATGTAA